The Euleptes europaea isolate rEulEur1 chromosome 19, rEulEur1.hap1, whole genome shotgun sequence genome includes a window with the following:
- the RPL23A gene encoding 60S ribosomal protein L23a, with protein sequence MAPKAKKEAVPAKTEAKSKALKAKKAVLKGVHSHTKKKIRTSPTFRRPKTLRLRRQPKYPRKSAPRRNKLDHYAIIKFPLTTESAMKKIEDNNTLVFIVDVKANKHQIKQAVKKLYDIDVAKVNTLIRPDGEKKAYVRLAPDYDALDVANKIGII encoded by the exons ATGGCGCCGAAAGCCAAGAAGGAGG CTGTCCCAGCTAAGACTGAGGCAAAGTCCAAAGCCCTGAAGGCTAAAAAGGCAGTCTTGAAAGGTGTCCATAGTCACACCAAGAAGAAGATTCGGACGTCACCCACCTTCCGGAGGCCCAAAACTCTGCGGTTACGGAGGCAGCCCAAGTATCCGCGGAAGAGTGCACCAAGGAGGAACAA GTTGGACCACTATGCCATCATTAAGTTCCCACTGACTACAGAGTCGGCTATGAAGAAGATCGAGGACAACAACACGCTGGTCTTCATCGTGGACGTGAAAGCAAACAAGCACCAGATCAAGCAGGCGGTCAAGAAGTTGTATGACATTGACGTGGCCAAGGTCAACACACTGATTCG GCCTGATGGTGAGAAAAAGGCTTATGTCCGTCTTGCTCCAGATTATGATGCGCTAGATGTTGCCAACAAG aTTGGGATCATCTAA